Below is a window of Micromonospora chersina DNA.
CTGAACGTGCGCTCGACGGTGCACCTGGCCAAGCGCCTGCTGCCGGGCATGGTGGAGCGGGGGCAGGGGCGGGTGCTGTTCACCTCGTCGATCGCCTCGACCATGCCGGGGCCGTACCAGGCGGTCTACAACGCCTCGAAGTCGTTCGTGCAGTCGTTCGCGGAGGGGCTGCGCAACGAGCTGAAGGACAGCGGCGTCACCGTGACGTCCCTGATGCCCGGGCCGACCGACACCGAGTTCTTCGAGCGGGCCCACATGGAGGACACCCGGGTCGCCCAGGGCAGGAAGGACGACCCGCGCGCGGTCGCCGAGGACGCCTTCGAGGCCCTCATGAAGGGGGAGCACAAGGTGGCCGCCGGCTCGTTCGTGAACAAGCTGCAGACCGCCGCCGGCAAGATCGTCCCGGACCGGCTGAAGGCGGAGCAGCACCGGAAGATGGCCGAGCCGGGCTCGGGCAGCTGAACCGCGGAAACGACGGCGGGACCCGGCCTGCGCCGGGTCCCGCCGTCACGCCGTGCCGGGTCAGGCGATGACCGCGTCCAGCGACTTCTTCAGCGCCTTCGGGGCGGCCGGGGTCTTCGGCGCCTTCGGGCGCAGGTCGATCATCCGCTGGCCGATCTCCTGGAGCTGGTTACGGCCGAGCGCCTCGCGCACCTTGGGGAACCACTCCTGCTCCTCCTCCTCGACGTGGTGCAGCACGTTCTCGATGAGCACCGTCGTCTTGGCGTTGAAGCGCTCGTCGTCCGCGTCCATGGTGAAGAGCTCGAAGCAGAGCACGTCGGCGACGTGGTGCTCCTCGTACGACTCCAGGATGTCGTCCTCGACGTCGGGCACGAGCTTGCGGACCTCCGGGTACATCACCTCGTTCTCGAGGTAGGTGTGCACCGTCAGGGCCTCGAGGATCTGCTTCACCAGCTTCTGCCGCTCGCTCGCCGGGCCCTCCTCGGCATCCTGGAAGGCCTTGAACAGGCGGCGCATCTCCTTGTGGTCCTCCTTGAGCAGGACGATCGCGTCGGTGGACACCGGGGTACCTCCTAGAGTCGGTTGATGTGGCCCCCCTACCCCCGTCCCGACCAGGACAAACGAACGGGGCCCGGCGACACGTCGCCGGGCCCCGTCGTTGGTGCTACCCGTTACTTCACCACGTTGTACGCGTCGACGATGCCGGCGCCGTAGAACCCGTTACGGGCCCCGCCGGAGCAGGTCGCGTCGTAGAAGTGCGCGCCGTTCGGGTGCAGCGGCACCAGGTTGAAGACGCCCTCCGGGCAGGACTGCGCGACCGACGTGCGCTCCAGGAACGACGCCAGCTGGCCCGGGGTCATCCCCGGGTGCGCCGACAGCGCCAGCGCCGCGACGCCGGTAGCGTGCGGGCCGGACATCGATGTGCCCTGCTTGTACCCCCACCCGTTGGTGCGGGTGGTGGTGTTGAAGGTCGTCGACAGGATCTGGTCCGCGCTGGTCGGGCTGGCGCCCTGCGTGCGGATCCGGCTGTCGCCACCCGGCGCCGTCACGTCCACCACGCCCTGGCCGTACGAGGAGTAGTAGCTCTTCGCACCGGTCGGGCCGACCGCGGAGACGGTCACCACGCCCGGGGCCTCGGCCGGCAGGTCGAGACAGGCGCTGGTGAGGTCCACCCGGTTCTCCTGCTCGGCCGGCGGCACGTTGTCCGGGCTGCCGGTGTCGGTCACCTTGTGGGCCAGGTCGTAGTTGGAGTTGCCCGCGGACGCCACGTTGAGCACGCCCTTGGACTGCGAGTAGCGGATGGCCCGCTGCACGGCCTGCCACACCGGACGCTGGCGCGCGT
It encodes the following:
- a CDS encoding SDR family NAD(P)-dependent oxidoreductase; the protein is MSTPTTGRPLAVVTGASSGIGYELAAQFTEHGYDVVVAAEDPAIATAARNLRRDNGPEAYPVQVDLATPDGVEQLTRAVTELGRPVDALALNAGRGAGGDFVGGTDLRDELTVVDLNVRSTVHLAKRLLPGMVERGQGRVLFTSSIASTMPGPYQAVYNASKSFVQSFAEGLRNELKDSGVTVTSLMPGPTDTEFFERAHMEDTRVAQGRKDDPRAVAEDAFEALMKGEHKVAAGSFVNKLQTAAGKIVPDRLKAEQHRKMAEPGSGS
- a CDS encoding hemerythrin domain-containing protein, which codes for MSTDAIVLLKEDHKEMRRLFKAFQDAEEGPASERQKLVKQILEALTVHTYLENEVMYPEVRKLVPDVEDDILESYEEHHVADVLCFELFTMDADDERFNAKTTVLIENVLHHVEEEEQEWFPKVREALGRNQLQEIGQRMIDLRPKAPKTPAAPKALKKSLDAVIA